CAGGCAAGCGCGACATATCTATTTGTCATTTGTGTTAGCACTGATCGGAACGGTCTCCCAGTATTACATACTTAGTGTGACTTCCCCTGGCGAAGATGTCGCCTTTGGGACTCATAAACCTGATTGAGGTATACGCAAGGGTCTTGCCAACTGCAGATCAGTTAAAAGGCAGATTCTCATTGAATGGAAAGGCTGTCGACAAATGCTGTTGCAGTGTTTCTGCATATAACACCTGGAAACATACATTTATCACAAGTCACCTCCTGCAGTGGAGTTAGCCATATGTTGATTAACTGGATATGGGTGGGTATGTGCAGGGTTTGGACGAACCGCCAGAATCTTATCGCCGACCTTACCACCAGAGCTGAGATATGTCACTGAAGATCGTTAGGTGTATTTCGAGATCAGCCCCCAATTGGGTCAAGCTACATCGCTACTCACCATTTAGATCGGTTGATACACCTGTAGCATATAGCCCCCGGGATGCGACGGCCAATGAGCCACCGAGATCGACTTAAATATCCAAATGTCAGAGAGATTTCGGGAAAGGGAGGATAACGCCTTTGGCACTACTTACCCATACTGGCGATGGTACCACCATGGAGGATACTCAAACGGTTCTGGCATTCTATGAGTCATCCTGTCCCGTAGCATAAGATAGTTGCCATACTGTATGTTCCTTTTGGATATCCAATTCGAAATTCACAGTCCCAGGCTTTGCAGCAGTTACCCGGAGCTGGAGACATACTGATTAGCACATCGCGATGTTTATAGCCGACACTCTAGAAGTGACGAGAAGGCCCGAGAGATAATGGCTAGGCAAGAGCTGCCCACAATCTCCAGCAACGACTGAATACATACATTGTCAAGTAGACTGTGGCCGGAATGAGTTCTGCGTTAGCAATGGCTGGTCTTATCACACTGGCTGTACTACCTACCGAGGCTCTAGCCCCGAAGTGGCCCGGAATGATTCCCAAACCTAGTGCATTGGTTAGAACGATTAGACGATAGCAATATGAGATACAAAGAGACTTACAGATCTGACAAATCGCAAAGCagtcatttttttttttggtgaTATAATCGGGCCAATTGTAGAGGACGAGTACAAAATCGGGAGATGTACAAGCCGGAGTACTCTGTATTGCTGGGTGAGATCATCGCCGCGGACTGCGCTTTAGGCCGTTTGGGCCGCCGGAGCAATTATTCGTACCCTGCTTTGGCCTCATTGCTtttgtctttcttctctcactcgcgcttcttctccgtcGTTGTCGGCCGCATCATGCTCCAGAGGTGATAGCGCATATTTGCTTCCGAAGGCAAAATGGCGGCGGCCCCGTCACGTCCGTTTGATTATCTCGAAAGCCTTCCCGGAACggtcttcttcaagctctacCAACAGCCCTCTACCGCTCTTGCTATCTTCAGGCGCATGCTGCCTGACCTGGGTACGTAGATATGTTATGGTCGGCCATTCCTTTTCGGTCCTGGTTAACCTTCCATCTGCAACGATAGCAAAATGCTTCGTGATGGCGCTCCTCTATTTGAAGGATCCGCTTCCAGCGGCGGACTTGGAGATTTGGGTGAGATCTGAGAGCTTGAAGTGAGTCATGCACCTTTTAAATACAGTTGTTGCAAATTTGCGGACAGCTGACCGATTGTTTGTGTCTAGGGAACGGGATAGCGCCCTTTCAATCCTAGGAAGACTACACATCCTTTCGAATACCACAACTGCGGCCAACGTCCGCGCTTACATGGTCACCGACCCATTCGCAGTTTCACTTCGGCAAGCTCTTACAGGTGCTGAAAAAACACAGTCGTTTGGGGTGCTTTACCGATTATCAGATGCGGAGAATGTCTCGATCTCGGATCTTGATGACTATGCGCGCCGACAATGGGAAGGGGTGCTTGGTTATATGGTTGGCACCAGTGGGCTCGGAATACAACGCGATGCGAACCTGAGTAAAGGCGTTAAACAACTTTTACAGGCCGGACATCTGGTGGAGATCAGAGATCGCCGCGTCGAAATTACTCAAGACGGATTCGCGTTTGTCCTTCAAGATGTAGGCACCCAAGTCTGGCATATCTTGATTCTATACGTTGAGAGTGCGGAAGCTATTGGGATGGATAGTGTTGAAGTGCTTTCCTTTGTATTTCTCCTCAGCAGTCTGGAACTCGGCAAATCGTACGAAAAGAAACATTTGACATCGAACCAACTTCGCACTCTAACCGATTTAGCGGATTTTGGCATCGTCTATCAGGATTCTCCCGAAGCGAGCCATTTTTATCCCACTCGTCTTGCGACCACCCTTACATCGGACTCAAGTGCGCTGGGAAATCCAATAGCCGGCACACTCTCTGGCCCCGTCGGGGCCGACTCTAATCAACCTGGCTCTGGATTCATTATCATTGAAACAAACTACCGACTTTATGCATACACATCTTCACCGCTTCAAATCTCTCTTATTGCATTGTTTACGACTCTTAAGTATCGTTTTCCTAACCTAGTTACGGGTAAGGTCACTCGGCAGTCTATTCGCCGGGCAATTGAAATGGGTATCACGGCCGATCAAATTGTTTCATACCTGGCTACACATGCACACCCGCAAATGCGCAAGCACAATGCGTCTCGGTCCACATCCAACCAAGCCGGTATCCCGCCATCGGTCCTTCCGCCTACGGTTGTAGACCAGATTAGGCTTTGGCAGCTGGAGCGCGACCGTGTTAGAGCCACGGCCGGCTTTTTGTTCAAGGATTTTGTCAGCCTGGCCGAATACGAGGCCCCGTGTCGGTACGCTGAAGAGATCGGGGTGCTTATATGGAAGTCTGACCGCCAAAGAAGGTTCTTCGTGACTAGACATGAACAAGTTGCGGCGTTCCTACGAAGCAGGAAATGAAACATTTCATTATCATACCATATTTACGGCGTTGAAGCAGAATTAGTTGATAACATCTGCCCATTCTATCTATGCATAGCTGCGACTGGGCGTTTTTGGGATTCGCGGGACACATTGAAAATAAGGGTTTTCAGGATTCATAGGATTGTAAAATAAGAACAAGATGAGAAGCTATCATCAGTTAAAGAATAAGTCTCAGTGATTCGAACACTAGTAATGTATCTACAGGGCACTCCGAAGCATATGCGCCGCCGCAACGTATCAACAATAATCCGTAGATATCCGGCCGATCAACACCGGAAGTGGCTCGGCACCCAAAAACGGGGGATGCTTTGGAGCACTCCTtacagcagctgcagtttGTCCGTCTACGGGATGTTTAACTCTCCGGGTCGCACAATTCCCCGAGTTTGATCCCGGTGCCTCCTCAAATCTCTCCTTGAGTCCTTCCTATTCTTTTTGGACCCTTACTGAGTTCTCCACTCAACGTCCCGATTGTTGTTAGCTCCTGACCGGCACCGAAGACACGCTTCCCTCTAACTTTGCGCCATGATCTATGCGCCATAGAATCCTAGCGCCCA
This is a stretch of genomic DNA from Aspergillus puulaauensis MK2 DNA, chromosome 8, nearly complete sequence. It encodes these proteins:
- a CDS encoding PaaI family thioesterase (COG:Q;~EggNog:ENOG410PNGC;~InterPro:IPR039298,IPR029069,IPR006683;~PFAM:PF03061;~go_function: GO:0047617 - acyl-CoA hydrolase activity [Evidence IEA]), translating into MTALRFVRSVWESFRATSGLEPRLLDNLRVTAAKPGTVNFELDIQKEHTNRLSILHGGTIASMVDLGGSLAVASRGLYATGVSTDLNVTYLSSGGKVGDKILAEVTCDKFGKTLAYTSIRFMSPKGDIFARGSHTKYVALAWKDPQNIVEDLNERKSS
- the TFB2 gene encoding TFIIH/NER complex subunit TFB2 (BUSCO:EOG09261QR8;~COG:K;~EggNog:ENOG410PI3C;~InterPro:IPR040662,IPR004598;~PFAM:PF03849,PF18307;~go_component: GO:0000439 - transcription factor TFIIH core complex [Evidence IEA];~go_function: GO:0001671 - ATPase activator activity [Evidence IEA];~go_process: GO:0006289 - nucleotide-excision repair [Evidence IEA]) yields the protein MAAAPSRPFDYLESLPGTVFFKLYQQPSTALAIFRRMLPDLAKCFVMALLYLKDPLPAADLEIWVRSESLKERDSALSILGRLHILSNTTTAANVRAYMVTDPFAVSLRQALTGAEKTQSFGVLYRLSDAENVSISDLDDYARRQWEGVLGYMVGTSGLGIQRDANLSKGVKQLLQAGHLVEIRDRRVEITQDGFAFVLQDVGTQVWHILILYVESAEAIGMDSVEVLSFVFLLSSLELGKSYEKKHLTSNQLRTLTDLADFGIVYQDSPEASHFYPTRLATTLTSDSSALGNPIAGTLSGPVGADSNQPGSGFIIIETNYRLYAYTSSPLQISLIALFTTLKYRFPNLVTGKVTRQSIRRAIEMGITADQIVSYLATHAHPQMRKHNASRSTSNQAGIPPSVLPPTVVDQIRLWQLERDRVRATAGFLFKDFVSLAEYEAPCRYAEEIGVLIWKSDRQRRFFVTRHEQVAAFLRSRK